The Lewinellaceae bacterium DNA window GATTCATGCCGGCATTGGTGAACATCAGCGTTGGATCATCTTTATTGACGATGGGAGCCGAGGGAACGATGCGGTGGTCTTTGGATTGAAAGAAATCCAAGAAGGTTTGTCTGATTTCCTGTGCCGTCATGGTACGGTATTTGAATTGAATTGGGCTGTAAAATTAGAAATTCTCGGGTTCTGTTTGCTTTCCGGAAACAGTTTCGGTTTTTCAATTACATAATAATGTAATATGATCTGAATATGGTTGTTAAGACTGGGTGCTAAAGGTTATTTGTTCGTTAAAATTTTGTTTAGCAAGGCTTTCCTGCTAATTTTACGCCTAATCTTCACATGGAACATATCTAAAATTATTATTGGTTCGTATAATGATGTGTATACATGAGCTCAGATAAGTATGTTTATAACCCGCATACGTTGCGATTTGAGAAGGTAAAAGTGTCTCTGAAGCAGCGCCTTATGCAGGTATTTGGTTTTGCCTCAGCAAGTTTGGTTTCTGCATTATTGCTGGTTTATTTAATCCACGAATACTTTCCTTCCCCTAAAGAAAAATTACTGCTGAATGAGATCGAGAATATGAAGGTCCATTACAGCGGATTGACCGATCAGCTGGACATGCTGAGTAAGGTTCTGAATAACATCCAGGAACGCGACGCCAATGTTCACCGCACGTTATTAGGGGTAGACCCGATCGATGAAGCGGTATGGAATGGTGGTGTGGGTGGTCACCAGCAATACGAGGAGTTTCAACAATATGAAAATACGGGCCAGTTGCTGATCAGTACACAGAAAAAAGTAGACAAGCTGGAGCGTCAGCTCTATCTGGAGACCAAGAGTTTGGATACCATTACCAACCTGGTCGCCAAGAATGAAGATCGCCTGAAGTCCATACCGTCTATCAAACCGGTACGGGAAGATAAATTAAATCGCAGCGTCACCCTGTTGTCCGGTTTTGGATTGCGTATTCATCCCATTTATAAGATCCGCAAGATGCATTACGGCATCGACTTTTCCGCGCCGAAAGGTACCGCCATTCAGGCTACCGGTGACGGTAAAGTGGTCGAAGTGGTCAATGGTGGTCGCGGGTTTGGTAAACACGTGGTCATCGCCCATGGATACGGTTTTGAAACCCTGTACGGTCATATGTCGCGCATCGATGTGAAAGTAGGACAACACGTGACCAAAGGCCAGCAGATCGGCCTGGTCGGCAGTACAGGTACATCAACTGCTCCGCATTGCCACTACGAGGTGCATCACGATGGCAAGCAGATCAATCCCATCGACTACGTCATGGATGGGTTGACACCGCAGGAATACCAGGAACTGGTGCGCAAAGCTTCCATCGCCAACCAGGCTTTGGATTACTAATAAGCAGACTGATTAACTGAGAATATAAAAAGGGCTTCTTCGGGAGCCCTTTTTTGTTGGTAATGTTTTGTTAGGCCTAAAGCCCTTAAGCCCCCTTCTTAGTCACGCGACTTTCTGAAGCCCGGCTTCGTGGTCCGGCAGGCTGGTCCTACCTGAGTTTTCCCAGGCTAAAGCCGTGGGTCGATGAGGAGTTCTGCCTTGGATACCTACTGACACTCGTTACACCCGGTCGGCACTGCCTCTTTTACCTCCTCAACTTCTTTTACTTCTTTTACCTTTGTTACCTCTGATACCTCTTTCAATATGCCTCGTAAACAACGTCAGATCAACAAGGAGATCCATCAGTGCCTCAATTGCGGGACATCCTTCAATGCTCCTGACAACTATTGTCCGAATTGCGGCCAACTGCGTACGGATGGTATGGTTTCCGTGTGGGACTTCATCAAAGATGCGTTTGAGGACATCTTCAATTTTAACGGTCGGATCTTCCTGACCCTGAAAAGCCTGATGATCCCCGGCAAGCTGACCAAGGCATTTTTCGATGGAAAGATCAACAGCTATTACAAGCCGGTGAGGATCTTTTTCATCTCTATGATCATCCACTTTTTCTTACTCAGTCTCACGTTAAATGACATCTACGATTCCCAGAATTTCCAGCAGTGGGGGAGGGAGTCCGTCACCCGCGAGCAGTCTATCGAGTTGTTGGACTCGGTCAGAAGCAATTACACATGGTCCACCCAGCAAGAACAAACATTGGACACCCTGGAAAAGCAAATCAGAAAACGCTTTAGTGGCGGTGATTCGACGGATTTTAGTATTTATCAGGAGCCTATAAGAATTGCATTTTATGACATCTATTCCGGGATGAGCCGGGAGGATATGATCAAAGCCTATCAGCTGAAAGGAGTAAATGCCATTTTGGCACCGCAGCTGGCCCGGCTTTTGCGCTCACCGGGAGATGCTTTGCGCTTTGCCATCGGTAATCTGACGTGGATGATCCTGGCCCTGATCTTCGCCCTGGCACTGGTCATGAAGCTGCTTTATATCCGGAGGCGAAAGCTGTATGTCGAGCACCTGGTTTTCCTGTTTCACAACCACGCCTTCGGGTTTCTGATTTTTTCGATCAATTATTTGCTGAATTTCGTCCTAAACACCGACGCATTCATTGGATTCTCTACGATCATTTTTATGATCTATTGCTTCATTGCGATGCGACGTTTTTACCAGCAAAGATTCTTCAAAACCTTTATTAAATCAGGTATCCTGTTGATATCCTATTTCTTATTGTTTTCCATCTTTGTGGTGATAACCATGTTGGTAAGCATACTCCTGTATTGATGAACGATGCTGCTATGAAATACGATCTGGTGGTTGGTCTGGAGATCCATGTCCAGATGAACACGCTTAGTAAAGCATTTTGCGCGGAGCGAAATGCCTTTGGCGCTGCGCCTAATACTCAGGTTGGCGTTGTTTCACTGGCTTACCCGGGAAGCCTACCGGTGCCGAACCATAAGCATATGGAAAAGGCCATCCGCCTGGGCCTGGCGCTGGACAGTACGATCGCACCCGCAGTCTATTTCGACAGGAAAAATTATTTCTACCCCGACTTACCTAAAGGCTATCAGATCACCCAGGATGCCATGCCTATCTGTAAAGGTGGATTTCTTTACCTTGCCAATGCTGGTCGGAAGGTTCGCATCCATCATGTGCATATGGAAGAAGATGCCGGTAAACTGATTCACGATCAGGATCCGGATGATACGCTGATCGATCTCAATCGTGCGGGTGTGCCCTTGCTGGAAATCGTGACCGAGCCGGACCTTTTCAGCCCGGAAGAAGTCTACGAATTCATCACGGAAATCCAGCAATTGGTCCGTTACCTGGACGTCTCCGATGGAAACATGGAAGAAGGTTCGTTGCGGTGCGATTGCAATGTTTCGGTGAAACCTGCCGGATCAACCACTTTGGGTCAGCGTTGCGAGATCAAAAATGTGAATTCACGCCGGTTTGCGCGTCAGGCGGTGGAAGCAGAATTCGAACGTCAGATCAAATTGCTTGGAGAAGGAGGTGTCATTCGTCAGCAGACATTGCACTTTGACAAAGACCGGCGACTTACCATTCCAATGCGTAGTAAAGAAGAAGCGCATGACTACCGCTATTTTCCGGATCCGGATCTTCCCCCTTACCCCGTGACGAAGGAAGCAGTGGATCGTATCCGTCAGGAAATGCCAGCCTTGCCCTGGAAAATCAAGGAAACCCTGCAACAGGAATACCAATTGTCTGAAGAAGATGCTTCGAATATTGCAGGTCATCTTCATGATGCTACGTTCTACCTCCGGATTGCGGATGCTTTACCCATTGAACACCGAAGGATATGGACCGACCTTTTCATCCATAAGATCAAACCGATGGATGCGGGTGAAACCTTTCCTCTTTCTGAAAACCAGTTGATCGGGTTGATCTCCTGGATCGGTGATGAAAAGATCAATCGGACAGTAGCTTTCAGCACCCTATGGGATGCGTGGCTGGAGACGCCGGATCATACCCTGGAGGTTATGGCGCAAGCGCTGAATATTGTTCAAACCGATGATGAGGGTTTTCTCAAGGATCTGATCCGGGATGCCTTCAGACAGTTTCCCGACAAAGCAGCAGCTCTGAAGAATGGCAAAAAAAACCTGATCGGCTTGTTTATGGGTGAGGTGATGCGCACATCCGGAGGAAAAGCCCACCCTCAACGAACACGTCAGTTGATCGAGAACTTGATACAGGAGTTAGAGTAATTTATCGGCCTTCCCTTGCAATTTTATTGGAACATGCATCGTATCTAACAATATCGATGTTTAAATAGCTGATATCAAGGCTATTGCATGTCCTGAATTTGAGTATCTTTATTGTATGATCGATACTTCCAAACTGGAAAAACTGTATTACTCCATCGGAGAAGTGGCGGAAATGCTCGGCGTTTCCAAGTCGCTGATCCGCTATTGGGAATCGGAGTTTCCAACGCTGAAACCCAGTAAGAATTCCAAGGGAGATCGTCGATTCACCAAGAAAAACATCGAGCAGCTTAACCTCATATTCCATCTGGTCAAAGAACGCGGCTTTACCATCGAGGGTGCCAAAAACGAGATCAAAGAAGGCAAGACCAGTTACGAAGCGCGCATCGAGGTCATCGAACGGCTGAAGTCCATGCGCCAGCGCCTTTCCCGGTTCAAAGAGACTTTTGAGTAGTCAGTAGCAAGTAGTCAGTAATCAGTTATACTTCTTTTACCTCTTCCACCTCTTCTACTTTTTCCACATCTTTTGCCTCTTCTCCCCCTGTTACAATTCAATCTTTCTGCCACAAATCCGGTAATCAAATCGTTCGTTGGAAGCGATGATCAGGGTCCGGTCTCCAAGGTAAGTTTCCAGTAATTCCTGATACCACTGTTTGTAATGTTCATCCAGGTTGGAAGTAGGTTCATCCAGGCTAACCAGTTCACTGGATGTCAGAACCGCCAGGGCAATGCGCAGGCGTTGCTGCATACCGGTGGAATAGTGGCGGATGATCTTGTTTCGTTCTCCATAGAGATGGCAGGCTTCTAGGAAGCGACCGGCATCCCAGCCTGGTAATAAATGGCGGTGGCTCATATGGAAACCGATGAGTTCGTTGGCGGAAAATTCCTGAATAAGGTCCAGATATGGTGCGGTAAAATTGAGGTGTTTCGGTACGTCTTCGAGTGGGTTGCCTCCAAGGGTGAAACGGACCTTGCCAGCACTTGGGGTGAGTAGTCCGCTGGCAATTTTAAGAAGTGTTGATTTACCCGCCCCATTGGATCCGGTTATGGCGATGCGCTCACCGGGATGGATGGTGGTCGTTAAGTCCTGGAATACCCAACGATGCCGGAATTGTTTACCGACGTGATCCAGGTCAATTTGCAGTCCCATTGATCTGGCGGAACCCTTTCATGATGCCGCGGTCGGAATTACGGATGAAACGAATGATCTGGTCGCGTTCTTCCGTCGCCTCCAGTTCGGTTTCGATGATATTCAGCGCCTGGGTGGTATTGTACCCTTTGACAAACAGAACGCGGTAAATATCCTGAATGTGGTTGATGATCTCGGATGAAAAACCTCTTCGCCGTAAACCGACCGAGTTGATCCCGGCGTATGACAGGGGCTCTCTTGCCGCCTTGACGAACGGTGGTATATCTTTACGGACCAGCGATCCACCCCCAACCATCACATGTTCTCCGATTTTGACAAACTGATGAACTGCCGTTAATCCTCCCAGGATGGCGTATTCTCCAATCTCAATGTGTCCGGCCAGGTTACAGCTGTTGGCCAGGATGACGTTATTACCCAGTACACAATCGTGAGCGACATGCACATAAGCCATCAGCAGACTGTTGTCACCGATATGCGTTTGAAAGTTGGCTTTGGTACCGCGATTCAATGTTACGTACTCCCGGATGGTGACCCCGTTTCCGACGGTAACTGTCGATTGTTCGCCTTCAAATTTCAGGTCCTGGGGGATGGCGCCAAGTACGGCTCCCGGGAATACTTTGCAGTTGTTTCCCAAGCGGACACCGTCCATGATCGTGACATTTGGACCGATCCAGCTATTGTCACCGATTTCAACATCGGCACCGATGGTCGTAAAGGAGTCAACGGTGACGTTTTGACCGATGCGTGCATCCTTGTGGATATTGTGAAATGCCGTCATGCGTCTCTTTTGATGATTTGTGCAGTGAGTTCGCCTTCTGATACAATTTTGTTGCCCACGTAGGCTGTGCCATACATGTGGCAGATTCCCCGGCGAATCGGGTTGAGTAATTCCATTTTTAAGATCAATGTATCACCAGGCATTACCTTGGATTTAAACCGGGTGTTATCAATTTTGATAAACAGCGTGTCCCAATTCTCGGGGTCAGGTACCGTGGATAATGCCAGTATGCCTCCGGTTTGAGCCAGCGCTTCAATTTGTAAAACACCGGGAAAGATGGGATTGTTGGGAAAATGCCCGGGAAAGAACCACTGATCGTAGGTGATATTCTTGATCCCCACTACGTGCTGAGGACTTAATTCAATGATTTTATCTACTAACAGGAAGGGATGCCGGTGGGGAAGAAAATTATGGATCTGATTGATGTCGTAGACGGGTGTTTCATCGGGGTCGTAATTGGGTTTGCCGCGTAGCTTGCGTTGCTCAACCAGTTTCTTTTTCAGGACCCGGGTAAATGCCACATTAGGGCCATGACCGGGCTTGCGGGCCACAATTTTTCCTTTGATCGGCGTGCCCAGGAGCGATAGGTCACCCAGGACATCCAACAATTTATGCCGGGCAGGTTCATTCTTGAACTGGAGCTCAGTGGTGTTCAGTACGCCCTCTTTTTCAACATGGACCACCGATTTACCCAGTTTCCGGGCCACGCGTTCCAATTCACTGTCGGTCATGATCCGGTCGGCAATAACAATGGCATTGTCGAGGTCGCCGCCCTTGATCAGCCCCTGATCGATCAATCCTTCGATTTCATGGAGGAAAACAAACGTGCGGCAAGATGCGATTTGTTTGCCATAATCCTCGATGTCAGTCAGGGTGGCATATTGCTGACCCAGATAAGGGGAGTTAAAATCGATCAGACAGGTTATCTCCAGCTGGTCGGCCGGTAGGGCCATGTATTCCGCCCCGCTCTGTTCATCGGTATACAGGATCGGCTCCTGGATTTCGAAATAGGCGCGCTCGGCATCCTGAGCCACTTTCCCTGCCTTTTCACATTCGGCATAAAAGGTCCGTGCACTTCCATCCAGGATGGGTACTTCCGGGCCATCAATTTCGATTAAAGCATTGTCGACTTGAAAGCCTGCCAATGCGGAAAGGATGTGTTCGACCGTGGCAATGGAAGCATCTCCCCGACCGATGGTTGTACCCCGCTGAGTGGTCTGGACCATGTTGATGTCCGCGGGGACCACTGGACGATCCGGAAGATCAATGCGTTGGAATTTTACGCCGTGATTGACGGCAGCCGGCATGACTTTCATGGTCACAGAAACACCGGTATGCAGTCCCACTCCCCGGAGTGTGAAAGAATCTTTAAGCGTGCATTGTTTGGCGGTCATAAGCTATGGCTGAATAAATCGTGTGCAAAGATAGGGTTCCTGACGAAATCCGGAGATTATTGGCCTGCGATCTTATCGGGATCCTACTTATCCAGCAAGTAAAATCACCGGCTCCTGGTCACTTTGGAGTCATGGGATATTAACCTGCGATAACCGTCTATTCACTTAATTCCTCGGTGGACTGCAGCTCTTTCTCCAGCGATATCAGTCGCTTGAACAGCTCCGGAAGCTTGCGGAATATGGCATAGGATTTCAGGTAGTCCCGGTAAGGGATGGCTGGTGATCCATACCAGGCCGAACCGGGTTCTTCGATGGAGGCTGCGATGCCGGACTGGGCCTGGATCCTTACCCGGTCGGCTATACGGATGTGACCAATGATTCCTACCTGTCCTCCGATCTGGCAATAGGCACCAATTTTTGCACTTCCGGCTATGCCAGTCTGGGCTGCAATGACCGTATGCGGGCCGATCTCCACATTGTGAGCAATCTGGATCAGATTATCCAGCTTGCATCCCGTACCAATACGGGTGGATCCCATGGTAGCCCGGTCAATCACCGTGTTGGAGCCGATTTCCACCTGATCTTCGAGGACAACGTTGCCGATCTGTTGAATTTTTTGGTAATTACCCTGACCATCCGGTGCAAAACCAAACCCGTCACTTCCGATCACGGCATTGGCATGGAGGATGCAACCCGCACCGATCCGGCAATCGTGATAGATCCGGACACCCGGATAGATGATTGTACCATCGCCGATAACGACATTTCGACCGATAAATACCTGACCGTGGACAACAGTCCGGGCGCCTATATGGGCACCTTCCTGGATGATCGTGCCTGGTCCAATGGAAGCGGAACCATCAACAAAACTTTCCGGATGAAGATGAGCTCCAGGGTCAATACCTTCCGGAGTTGTTTGCTGTTGTTGGTAGACGTCCAGTAACTTCTGTAATGCCGGATAAACCTGATCAACCCGGATCAAGGTCATTGAAAGGGCTTTTTCAGGCAGGAAATCCGTTGACACCAACACGATCGAAGCCTGGGATTCGTACAGGTAGTGTTCGTATTTGGCATTCGCCAAAAAAGTGATACTACCTGGCTTACCTTCTTCAATCTTGCTTGGCTGTGTGACGACCACGTTGGGATCTCCTTCGACCGTACCCTGAAGCAGGGCAGCAATTTCGGAAGCTTTCCATTCCATGGTGCGAAGGTACAGAATTGTACCTATACTTTCGTACTTTCGTGCCCGGGCACATTATACACCTTATGCTGATCGGTTACCATCCCCATTCTGAAAAATTGATCCAAAAACTACCCCTGGATGAGCGGAAGATCATCCTCACACGCGATCCATGGAATCCTGCCTTTTGGGAAGCTCAGGACATCAGCGGTTTGTGCTGGCCTATGCATGCAATTCCGCTTTCCGGTGTTCCGGGATTCAGGATCAGCGCATTAAGTTATCGGGTTCGTCGCAGTGCCATACTATCCATTCCAAAGGTTTCCATTGATCGCAAGCAGGATTTTCACCTGAAAACGGAGTCGATCGTTCAGACCCGCTACCCGCTGTATGCATTTCAGTTATTGGGCCTTCGGCCGGACATTCGTGTTGAGCTACTGGATCTGGAAACAGAAAACGATCCTGAAAAAGCGTTTATCGGTCATCACCAGGTCGTGGAGCATACCCATCATTTGCATCTGCATCCCGGCGAAATGGTTCCGGTGAGTGCACTTGGTTTCTACGGCTGGGCGACCAGGGACCAGGACGAGCAAGCACATCTGCTGGTCCGGAATTTTCATTATCCCGAGAGCATATGGTGTAATAACCTGGAAAGGGGCCTGGCTCGTCGATGGGAAGAGTACCGGGTAGGGGTTCATGTCAGACAGGAGAACAACTTGCTCCAGGTCTGGATGGCTGGAGCCGATCAGGATGATCATTTGATCCGGGTCAGTGCGTCATTTATTTCCCAGGCCGGTGTAGAAGATCACATGAATCTGTTATTCAGCAAGCAGATCGAATTCATCCGGGACCATCAGCCCTGATTAATAGGTTGCCATAACCCCTTCAAAATCTCAAATCTCAAATCCGAAATCTCAAATCTTAAATCTCAAATCACATGTATCTCTTCTTTGATGCTTCCGCATTATCCATGCCGGCCCATTGGAAAGCTGCTGTTGAAGACACTTATCACTGGCCACGCCTGGTTCATCTAGCCTGGGAACTGGTGGATGAAGAATCCAATATCGTAGAGACGGCGAGCAAGATCATCAAACCATCCGGTTTTGAGATCCCTTACAGTTCCACCGAATGGCACGGTATCGATCACGATGTGGCGATGGAGCAGGGTGAGGATATTGCCGATGTCTTAAAAGCCTTTGCAGCAGTGGTCCGTAAAGCGGAATATGTGATTGCTTTCAATATGCAGTTCAATGAAATGATCGTAGGTGCTGAGTATTTCCGTGCCAGTATTCCGAATCCACTGGTCTCTGCAGAAAAGATCTGCCTGATGCGGGAATCGACCTACTTCTGTAAGATCCCGGCTCCTGGTGGTCGGTATAAATGGCCCAGTCTCAGTCAGTTATTCCAGAAATGCTTCGGGCACAAGTTTGAGGGTGCCAATGAGGCCGATAAAGATGTCCGTGCCGCCAGCATGTGTTTCTTCAAACTGCTGCAGCTGGACGAGCTGGATGTCTTTTGAGGGGTAGTTAATGGGTTCATGAGAGTTTAAGTTACCATGGATGGATTAGGTCATGATTTCAAGTTATTTTATCTCCACTGTCATTTCGACTGAGGCCGAAGAATGAGGCGGAACGGAGAAATCTCCGGTCATTACTGTGAGTTATAATGGTCCTCGGACGTTTCTATCACTTGTTTAGATTCAGCATGGCGATATAAGGTATAATTCCATCATTATGTTTACATTGTAATCTGCTCAACCCGGAACGGCCGGATTGTATTATTACCGGCTCAAACAAATGGACATCGATGGGCAGTTTGAATATTCACCCATCCGGCAGGTTCGTCTGCTACCGGCGGTGAGAGAAATTTCTGTTCGCAATACACTGGTCCGGGACCTGTTAACCATTGACGTGGGCAAGGAGATAGAGGATTTACAGCTAAGTGTATTCGATCTGGCGGGACGAAAAATGAATGCCTGGAGGGTTCCGCATGGTATTACCGAAAAAGTCCTGGATCTTAGTGAATTATCCGCTGGAACTTACGTGCTCCAGGCCCAGGGTGGATCCTTTAACGGAGTCTGGAAAATCATTAAGATTTGAGGGCAACGCCATCAAGATGGATAATCTTATTTAGTTTAAATCAAGTTGTATCCATTATTTACGTAATACATTATAGATTTCAGGCATATTGTTATGCATGGTAGGTGAATTTGCATTATCTTCAATGCAAGAATCTCCTGAATTATGCATAGAATCGTTTCACTCTTTGTAGCAATACTATTCTCCACGTGGATATTAGCACAGCCTGCTGATTCAACGTATTCCACACCAGGAAGTTATGTATACACCATTCCGACCGGTTATACAGCTACCCTACAGATTGACGTCTGGGGTGGAGGTGGAAGCGGAGGCCGTCAGACCGGTGGTGGCAAAGGCGGCGGCGGCGGTAGCGCGTTTGCAAGTTCTACAATTGTTTTAGGGGCTGGAACGTACAATCTTATGGTTGGAGCTGGTGGTATAGCTGGAGAAGATGGTCAGTCTTCCGATTTCAATAGCATGGTTGTAGCTGTTGGGGGTAAAACCACGAAAGATGAAATTGGTGGTTTAGGCGGTGCTGCTACCGACTGTGTTGGACAAATTAAATATTCCGGAGGACATGGAGGGAATGGCATTCAAGACGGAGGCGGTGGCGGTGGCGGCGAAGCTGCCGGGCCAGAGGGTGATGGTGCTAATGGTAGTAACCAAATGACAGGTTTTGGAGGAGATGGTGGTGC harbors:
- a CDS encoding M23 family metallopeptidase; amino-acid sequence: MSSDKYVYNPHTLRFEKVKVSLKQRLMQVFGFASASLVSALLLVYLIHEYFPSPKEKLLLNEIENMKVHYSGLTDQLDMLSKVLNNIQERDANVHRTLLGVDPIDEAVWNGGVGGHQQYEEFQQYENTGQLLISTQKKVDKLERQLYLETKSLDTITNLVAKNEDRLKSIPSIKPVREDKLNRSVTLLSGFGLRIHPIYKIRKMHYGIDFSAPKGTAIQATGDGKVVEVVNGGRGFGKHVVIAHGYGFETLYGHMSRIDVKVGQHVTKGQQIGLVGSTGTSTAPHCHYEVHHDGKQINPIDYVMDGLTPQEYQELVRKASIANQALDY
- the gatB gene encoding Asp-tRNA(Asn)/Glu-tRNA(Gln) amidotransferase subunit GatB; the protein is MNDAAMKYDLVVGLEIHVQMNTLSKAFCAERNAFGAAPNTQVGVVSLAYPGSLPVPNHKHMEKAIRLGLALDSTIAPAVYFDRKNYFYPDLPKGYQITQDAMPICKGGFLYLANAGRKVRIHHVHMEEDAGKLIHDQDPDDTLIDLNRAGVPLLEIVTEPDLFSPEEVYEFITEIQQLVRYLDVSDGNMEEGSLRCDCNVSVKPAGSTTLGQRCEIKNVNSRRFARQAVEAEFERQIKLLGEGGVIRQQTLHFDKDRRLTIPMRSKEEAHDYRYFPDPDLPPYPVTKEAVDRIRQEMPALPWKIKETLQQEYQLSEEDASNIAGHLHDATFYLRIADALPIEHRRIWTDLFIHKIKPMDAGETFPLSENQLIGLISWIGDEKINRTVAFSTLWDAWLETPDHTLEVMAQALNIVQTDDEGFLKDLIRDAFRQFPDKAAALKNGKKNLIGLFMGEVMRTSGGKAHPQRTRQLIENLIQELE
- a CDS encoding bifunctional UDP-3-O-[3-hydroxymyristoyl] N-acetylglucosamine deacetylase/3-hydroxyacyl-ACP dehydratase, whose protein sequence is MTAKQCTLKDSFTLRGVGLHTGVSVTMKVMPAAVNHGVKFQRIDLPDRPVVPADINMVQTTQRGTTIGRGDASIATVEHILSALAGFQVDNALIEIDGPEVPILDGSARTFYAECEKAGKVAQDAERAYFEIQEPILYTDEQSGAEYMALPADQLEITCLIDFNSPYLGQQYATLTDIEDYGKQIASCRTFVFLHEIEGLIDQGLIKGGDLDNAIVIADRIMTDSELERVARKLGKSVVHVEKEGVLNTTELQFKNEPARHKLLDVLGDLSLLGTPIKGKIVARKPGHGPNVAFTRVLKKKLVEQRKLRGKPNYDPDETPVYDINQIHNFLPHRHPFLLVDKIIELSPQHVVGIKNITYDQWFFPGHFPNNPIFPGVLQIEALAQTGGILALSTVPDPENWDTLFIKIDNTRFKSKVMPGDTLILKMELLNPIRRGICHMYGTAYVGNKIVSEGELTAQIIKRDA
- the lpxA gene encoding acyl-ACP--UDP-N-acetylglucosamine O-acyltransferase codes for the protein MTAFHNIHKDARIGQNVTVDSFTTIGADVEIGDNSWIGPNVTIMDGVRLGNNCKVFPGAVLGAIPQDLKFEGEQSTVTVGNGVTIREYVTLNRGTKANFQTHIGDNSLLMAYVHVAHDCVLGNNVILANSCNLAGHIEIGEYAILGGLTAVHQFVKIGEHVMVGGGSLVRKDIPPFVKAAREPLSYAGINSVGLRRRGFSSEIINHIQDIYRVLFVKGYNTTQALNIIETELEATEERDQIIRFIRNSDRGIMKGFRQINGTAN
- a CDS encoding ATP-binding cassette domain-containing protein, translating into MGLQIDLDHVGKQFRHRWVFQDLTTTIHPGERIAITGSNGAGKSTLLKIASGLLTPSAGKVRFTLGGNPLEDVPKHLNFTAPYLDLIQEFSANELIGFHMSHRHLLPGWDAGRFLEACHLYGERNKIIRHYSTGMQQRLRIALAVLTSSELVSLDEPTSNLDEHYKQWYQELLETYLGDRTLIIASNERFDYRICGRKIEL
- a CDS encoding T9SS type A sorting domain-containing protein produces the protein MDIDGQFEYSPIRQVRLLPAVREISVRNTLVRDLLTIDVGKEIEDLQLSVFDLAGRKMNAWRVPHGITEKVLDLSELSAGTYVLQAQGGSFNGVWKIIKI
- a CDS encoding MerR family transcriptional regulator, producing the protein MIDTSKLEKLYYSIGEVAEMLGVSKSLIRYWESEFPTLKPSKNSKGDRRFTKKNIEQLNLIFHLVKERGFTIEGAKNEIKEGKTSYEARIEVIERLKSMRQRLSRFKETFE
- the lpxD gene encoding UDP-3-O-(3-hydroxymyristoyl)glucosamine N-acyltransferase → MEWKASEIAALLQGTVEGDPNVVVTQPSKIEEGKPGSITFLANAKYEHYLYESQASIVLVSTDFLPEKALSMTLIRVDQVYPALQKLLDVYQQQQTTPEGIDPGAHLHPESFVDGSASIGPGTIIQEGAHIGARTVVHGQVFIGRNVVIGDGTIIYPGVRIYHDCRIGAGCILHANAVIGSDGFGFAPDGQGNYQKIQQIGNVVLEDQVEIGSNTVIDRATMGSTRIGTGCKLDNLIQIAHNVEIGPHTVIAAQTGIAGSAKIGAYCQIGGQVGIIGHIRIADRVRIQAQSGIAASIEEPGSAWYGSPAIPYRDYLKSYAIFRKLPELFKRLISLEKELQSTEELSE
- a CDS encoding 3'-5' exonuclease, whose protein sequence is MYLFFDASALSMPAHWKAAVEDTYHWPRLVHLAWELVDEESNIVETASKIIKPSGFEIPYSSTEWHGIDHDVAMEQGEDIADVLKAFAAVVRKAEYVIAFNMQFNEMIVGAEYFRASIPNPLVSAEKICLMRESTYFCKIPAPGGRYKWPSLSQLFQKCFGHKFEGANEADKDVRAASMCFFKLLQLDELDVF
- a CDS encoding DUF3667 domain-containing protein; translated protein: MPRKQRQINKEIHQCLNCGTSFNAPDNYCPNCGQLRTDGMVSVWDFIKDAFEDIFNFNGRIFLTLKSLMIPGKLTKAFFDGKINSYYKPVRIFFISMIIHFFLLSLTLNDIYDSQNFQQWGRESVTREQSIELLDSVRSNYTWSTQQEQTLDTLEKQIRKRFSGGDSTDFSIYQEPIRIAFYDIYSGMSREDMIKAYQLKGVNAILAPQLARLLRSPGDALRFAIGNLTWMILALIFALALVMKLLYIRRRKLYVEHLVFLFHNHAFGFLIFSINYLLNFVLNTDAFIGFSTIIFMIYCFIAMRRFYQQRFFKTFIKSGILLISYFLLFSIFVVITMLVSILLY